One Magnolia sinica isolate HGM2019 chromosome 2, MsV1, whole genome shotgun sequence genomic window, gattttttttgggttccattcatcctggtcggatgcatcttctgaatggtttagatggaaTATACAAAACGTAGTGGGCCCACGTAATTAATTTGGAAGGTttttagtggtggatgtttccgtCCCAATGTTacttgtggtgcggcccacctgattttttgatCGGCTAGACTTTTGGGTGCCAAGGAGAAAACATGAggtgcaaaatggatggattggatgccatTAAAACATCACCATGGCCCCACATGTCAATGCGTACTTTAAGCTTAATGCAAAAACCATTTTATTGAATCCAATCTCATTGTGAAAATCTTCTAACTGTTCAATCTCATTTTGACTCCAACGATTCaatcagattttcatattttgatcaCTAGAGAGTCAGGCTCACTTGTATATTTTGTAAGACCAAACAAAACTTGGATAAAAGCATTATATTTTGCCATCATTTTATAGAAGAAATGAAGATGTTAATCTCCAAATGAAGTTAGCATTTTTTTTCTACTCCTAAAAAAGATACACTTAAACTGCAGGTACAAAGGAGTGGGAAACCCAAGTGTTCATCTGCTTCCCATGGGCTAATGGCTACCATTTGGAAGTTCCATAGAGAAGATGATTGATGAAGCTGTCCCAAGTAGTAATccttcatgaaattttatgaacATGGAAGTATAGAACATACGTACATTTAAATCCTTTGATTGAAAGATAACTTTCTTCAGTTTGGATGTCCTTACAGGTTTTTTTGCTTCCATCTCTTAAGCCTATAGTCTACATGTTTGGGTACCTTGATAAGAGGGCTTATAAGAGTATCCACTCAAGGCCTTGGACAATATATCTAGGCTTTCAATATAATAAAATTGGGTCCATTGCTTAAAAATTGAGACTGTTGCTCTATTGTATTAGGGTCCATGGTTAAAACTAGTGGGCCAAATCATTCGAGTCAGTAGAGTGAGCCTAGTCCGTGAACTGGTGGGCTTAATCATCTAAGTACAATCTTATTATATTGTGTCCTATCTTGAAtagatcatgtcttaaaatctTGTTAGTAGGTGAGTATAACCTTTCAATTTATAGCCTAGAAATAGACCGTCTACGTCTCAATATTGGTGGGTAGGATTTTCCAATGCTAGAGATTTTTTGTGCATcttccatcaaatctctcccgaAACATAGCCGTACTTGTCAGATTCAATGAGAGCCTCTCATGTGAGGGGGAACATGCATTAAAGCTCAAGGTGGATGGCACACATATTATTGATCCGGGCCATTCATTGGGTAGTGCAATTGGAACCATGGACCAAAATAGTATTGGTGGTTGATCCAGCGGATCCAACTTGCATGAGAAAAATGAGTGGATAGATGGAAAAAATCCAACACTACGGATTCAATATATATGCATGGCTCACACACACTTATGAGTGTAATATTTCATGTTCACGATGATACCTATCTGACAATTATCTTTaatttggaccgtccaaatcatttATACAAAATAGGTACAATCAACAATTTTACCAATTTATTTGTTGGAGCTCATTAAGGATTGTTTATGATTTAAAGGATTATTTACCTCAGGAAATcataacccatcccatcaatggcTCAGAAAATGATATCTACAAAACCATGGATAAATTAAAGATGGATTCGATGATCCAATCTGAATGATTTTTTCATAGTAACACATAAATGTATTTTGGACTTGATAGGCTAGTTCAGATCCATCGGTTGAACTGTCCAAGTGACAGATGCATTTAGGAGCACTTATAACTTATTGTGCTCTAATAACATTGAAGCATGTCTCATTGATATTTTCCTCATTTTAACTAGCGCTTGTATTATAGAATTGTATAACAAAACTAAGAACTGACCTCTAATTTTGTTGTATGCCGAAGCTGGCCTATCATGAAAATAAGACGATTCAAAAATTCAAGCTGACCTCTTTACTAAAGAGACAAAACcaatagaaaataataaacagCTTAAAAACCTCTCTAGTCGTGTGGTGGCCGACATGACGGCTGATCAGCCTAATTCATCGACCTCCTTGTTCTCATTGCAGGATGACATGGGTTACATGACATTCACACACCTTGCTGGGCTTAACATGCAACAGTAAGTAAGAGGAGCCAGCCTCCACCTGGCATGTGTAGCTTGGATGCAGATTAGGGAGGCCAGGTCCACACCATTGGTCTAGTGATGTGATTAGATTTGATTGATGGTGTTGTACACTGCCAGAGATGGGCAACCTTTTCAAAGGTTTTTTGATAAGCACCTAGTCGATCGGCTTATCTCCCACAACATATGCCTCACCATTCAAATCTCACCATGGCACCGCCCACGTCGCTGATGTAAGGAGCTGTAAAGCTAAATAGTACTTAGAAACTCACGCATGCCGACAACTCACCCGTAAATCTCAATGGCTATGATTGTCCACACGGATTGGGGGTGGGGCAGAGAACAGGAGCAGTGGTTGTATCTAATCAAGTTTTCCTTTTGTCGCGCATCACAGCCATGCTGAGCTATGTTTCCATATTTATCTCTGAACAGGTGGGTTCCACAAGCTTAATGAATGGATTATCTTAATTTGGCTAGATAATCACTGTGCATCTAGTGGATGAATATAAGAATGAAAAATAGTCAAGGGTCCTAATCCAACCAATAAATGTCCTTTAATCAATGGCTAtgatcatccaatccattaaaATTTGTGGCTACACACATCGGCACCCTCTCGATAGTTCAGATTTAGGTACATGGCATGTGGCTAACTGCATGCGTATGGCTTATCATACTTAGCCAACCTCAAGACGGTTTGAATCACTGAACATGGCCCACTTACAGGTGGTTTGGATAAAGGAATTATGGACCCCACATGCTGCAACTATGTCAACTGTTTTGGAACACTAGACATGGCCATTACGTGGCAACATGTAGACGGCTTGGATTGCTGAACATGGTCCCATGGCTCACTACTTATATGGTGTCTAGGCATAGGGGCCCAACCTACTATAATCATGTTAATGATTTGGATGATTAAATATAGCTAGTTTGGACCGTCGAACATGGCCCGACCTTGATCATTTGAACATGGCCCCACATATGCTATGGTCCACCACGCCGCGACCTGCAATCTATGGCATGTGGGTTGCTGACGTGTTGCTGCTTACTAGTTGTTCCCTCCTTTATTTATTAAACACCTTGAATCACGAGTGATTTATATTGTGaccaggggtgtcaatgggccgggttaggGTGGGCCAAGCTCTCTTCAAATCCGGCCCACATTATTGAAAGTAGCTTCAGATTGGGCCTTGGCCCGTTCCAGGCCTAATGAGTGCAGTCCGAGCTCAACTTGGACCGTATATACAGCGCTTGGCCCGTTCTCGGCCCTGAACCCGAGCCCAAAAGTTGTCCACATGACAGGGAGAGAGAGACCAGCAGTAAAAAGGATTTGTCCGACGGGATTTGCAGATTGAGATGAAGACGGATATTTTGTATTAAAAGgattaaaaaggaaattaaaaagaaaaacaagaggaagaataggaaaataaaaattaaaaagaaaaaatataggaAGATtaaggaaatgcctaccgttgaaacatcccgaggtccaccatgatgtttatatgccatccatactgttcataaggtcatttttaccgggatgaactgaaaacactaaaaaataactgaaaacacaaaaaattagcccgatccaaaactactgtccccatgaatgtttcaaatgGATGTTCAAGCTCACTGCTTCTGTGGTACGATCGAACTTGAGTTCTGGATTTGACTAAGTTTTGAGCACACGTATTAATAtgatttgacaaaatggatggacagaatgaatttctcacaaacatcatggtaggcccaccaaACTTCTTATCCCAGTAACTTGGTTTCCGAGGCAATATGCGTCCCATGTTTTTCCATCCCTCTTTTCAGGAGAGGAGCGAATTAGGTGCGGCCTTAACCGTGAGACCGCGGACCTTAATATATGCATTGtttatctatgttgttcatcTGCTTTTACCCTCATTTtagacatgatcccaaaattgaaacatatccaaagtttaagtagACTACAATAATGAAACAATATGAATGGAATGGCTAATTTGAAACCtacttggggccacaaaagttttagattaagctgatatttgtgttttcctttcatccttgtcttcatgaccttatgaacaggttagattacAAATAATTTTCAAtgcaggccctaggaaggtttcaacagtggttgtcattattcccactgtttcttgtagtgtaaccTACTTGGGCTTTGAACATGCTTAAATTTCAGGCTCAATACTTAAAATgggctggtaaaatggatggacgatgtggataagatgcatacatTATAATGAGTCCCAtggagtttactcaatatgcaatCCACGTCTGGATTAAGAATCCCGTTTCAGTTGGTTAGGGTTTTGGTGGAGACAGGGCATTGCACCATTGCTACTGAGAGACAGAGAGATATATAGGTGCCGCTGTCGAGAGAGAAAGGCAGGCCATGGTAGGCTAACGGGCTTTTGGATACCTGCATCCAAGCTTTGCCCTCAAACTTGATACTCTAGCCCAAGCTTAGCCCTAGGTGAGCCACCCCAAAGCCCATGCCAACTCGATCCATTGACACCCTAATTATGATAGGTTGGTTTGgagaaattaaaattttgttAGTGGCACACTTAACACACATGCATGTGCACATTTGACCAATGAACACATTGTAATATGAACTATAGCTAGTTTTTAATGCTTGAAGATTGATGATGGCAAATGTGATCACATGGGATGCTTTAACACTGACATTCGCACAGGTCTTACATTGAAATAAgtcatgcatgtgtatggataaATATGGTCCTCATATGCATGAAACAAAATTAAGAAGTCTTTTCTTGAATACTTGTACACAGgtgtgtcaatgggctgggcttggacttgaaaatcagaattttaaatagGCTCGGCCTGACAGCCTGGcctgaaatagttcaaaatttgGGCCAGAGACCTATTCCCGGACCGGTCCATTGACGGCTCTACTTGTACAAATGTATATTCATTACGTCCACAAGTGGGGTTGACAATGACAACGCATAAAGTTTATTTGGGAATATTGTATGACAAGGATTCCATGAAGGACACGAATTGCATTTGGCATGGCGATAGATGTACCTAGTGCAATGCTTATGAAAAGGCACCTTATGCTCATATTAAAGGGTTGGACCCATGTGAAAATGTAAAAATTCTGTATATGAAATGATCATTTTATCCTTCTAGTTTGGGTTCACGTGTGTACATGCACatatggctcttttttttttttcttcttcttcttattgatGATATGCCAAGTGCCAAGTACCTTCATTTACACAATCTATGCCCAAGAAGAAAAGGGTGTatccataaaaaaaattcaaatatcgatggaactaatttaacaaaatttcagtcTTAACTAATAGAATTTTGTTGTAGATGTTCTTgactgaaaaaataaaattctaatctCAAGACCCTCGTGTATAATCATGTACAACTTCTAAAATCCAGAATCTAAAATCTAACTTGAGAAGGTTATATCATATTTTAAATATGATGATGTATGTTGATCTGATGTCAATGACGATCTCTAACTTAGAAGGTCTCTCATCGCTCCATCCCAATACTAGAGAGATATAGATAACTCAATATGAATTTTCTTTGGTAGATACCAATGAATTCTACAACCATCCATAAGAATGGACACGAAGCTGGAGAAGATGTACATGGGAAGGAGGATGGAGATTTCATTCCTCTGCTCTTTCTTTACATTCTCCTTTTTCTCATTCTTCTGGTTCACATGCCTAAGGGGAAGGGGTATCTAGGCCTTCTTATGTGCTCTCATTTGGAATATGATCTAATATATAGGGAGGGGATTAGTTTTTAAGGGGAATATCATTATGGTACCTTGCCACCTTATACACACCTTTGTAATCTATTATGAGAGAAGTACATTGAATTGCTTCATCCATGCATATACTTCTGATTTAATCCCTCTATTGCTATGGCCATTTACTAATGATCGTATTTCATGTCAATTAGAAGTGGATTATCAAGTTATCATCAAGTGCGATCAAAACACTTTTACCAGTTAAAACAAAACTTCAATAGTTAAAAACATTTAAAAAGCCGATTAAAGCATTTAAAGTGCTAGGCTTAATAAAAAAACACTTGATAAGTCTATAATTTATCCCTATTGAAACCTTAAACATGTTCCTAGACAAACCATTAGATATCTTGTTGGACCGTGCAATAATCAATGGCTAATGATGGAAGTATCTAATTATGTTTACTTTATTGGCCCCTGTATGGACCTCATAGGAAGAGCTAAAGTCGACCAATCAAAATCGTGACTCTTACACATTTTCAGGTCTAAGAATTAATCATTTTTCATGCATCATCAAGTTATGATCTCCCGATCATAGTATAGGCTAATGGGCCCACATATTGTTAACTTGATCTCGATCCACCAATGTGAGTGACCAAAAGTCTGAACATAGATCCTTCGTTCATGATATTCTTACATTCCTATACAATATAAGGGAAAGGCATAAACCAAAACCAAGTCTATCACGCCCTGACATTGGGGTACCTAAATAGGGTATTCGGCACCCGAATCCCAAGTTTGTGAGTTTTAATATATCAATATTTATTATAATCTGCATAATTCAATCAAATTTAATAGATATCCAAAGTCatctaaaaagaaaatatttctGAAATAATATAATGTCTACTAAATTCAACTCTCTTGatagtgtattttttttttctacatcaaaatttagaatttaaactaaatctaaataacaaaaaatgaattaaaattcaaagtaaactaaatattctatatataaaaaagaagaacTAATAGTAGAGGCCTGCCTGCTCGTAGTATTCTAGCTTTGCCCTTGTGCGTTTTTATAGTAGAGTGAACATAACAATTCGATAGGGTCATTTCttactcaaaatttaaaatattcagattataccaaaattttataaataaaatagaaaaatagaatatGGATAATAAGAGAACATAAATTTAAGTAATAGAATTATAAAAATGTTATGCATGTGATACTTTTTATAAATTCTCATAAACAATATATGTCATCTTTTACAACACTGTAGCCAAGTGCATGACCACGTTACATTAACGCCTATGCATCGATACCTCATGGTAAGAGATCCATTTATATGTTagttggtcagactactgctctagTTGTATCTCTGACATATGTCCGCGCACGCAATTGTACTCATGCGCCATACACAAatgagactccaaaggatccagtgagttttagggtctttcacccaaagGACAATCGCCTTACTTATTACCTTTAGGGTCTTTTACCCAAGGTAcacgatcgccctacttgcttacgttacatccaacatattaatATCGATGCTCAATGAATGCTAGATAGACATATAAGATGAATCATTATTTCACAATCGAAAATATCAGCATAAAGTTATCATAAATTTATTCACATTCTTTTACTACTcttaaaaattattataaaaatcaataattattgaattatatatatatatatatatatatatatatatatatataaatttttatttctaattaacaATTTTATAAACAATTTTGTCAAAACttaataattaaaatacttaaataaattatttttaatttactaTTATTAAATTTAGGAATCACTGAGATTTGATAATgtataataaattttattttaaattctaactttaattaaatcattgttttacttaaataatattaaatataataaatcatattaacataaaaaaaattatttatatttttattcactaaattctaaaattaaaattttattttaattataacataaacttaacaaataaatTTTTTTGATTGTTCTggtattaaattaaaatttaacaaatttatataaatcaagtattTTTATAATTAAGAcattaatttatatttaaatttaacttttaatgaaattgatttaaatcaatcaaattataatataatttatttaataaattccAAAGCTgttgaatttgattattttaatagtaaaatttatttaaattattaatttctaaagtttagaattaaaattagattttttaaattaaatcaaattatactttcaataatttattaattaagtTATATTATATTCTAAGCTAATTaaaattctttatatatatatatatagaggcatgctcacctacgcacttaTGGACATGCGCACCTTTGAACATGTGCCATGGGTGTCAAATCGGAacagtccataagatgcggaatcccataaaaccttaggggatgaattttcaccctgatcgaAGATTTTGGTGAGCCGtagtaaagagaaattcaaatcaagggaagaaactgtttgcatttttcatagcccaccaaagtttcagatcaaagtaaaaattagtaccagggggtttcatgaggttctgcttcatgtggaccattcagatttgtgagattcatcagatatgatgagttcttaaaaaagttcgtatgtactacgtacgaactggttcgcaggtgagcgtttccgtgtatatatatatatacatatattacaatttgaatattaaataaaaattttataatgaaCCAAATCGATTTAACTTAACAATTATTTCAAGatatatttcaaattttcaataattaatttaaataataaataagatCAATCACATTAATAATTAATTTAAGcaatattactattaaaattttggaataaaaaaacataacaattaactaaaaattttaaatttcaagttAAGATCACCTACTTGATTTGAAGTGCTGGACCAAACCTTACGCAGTATAAACCCGACATTtacactcaatgtgcacaatgTCTAAGATCGAGTCTTGATTGACTCACACCTATGCACCATACACACAACAACTACTGTTTTATGATTCTAAGGGTGGCCCACACTCAAACTCTATTGGACCCACACTTATGCTGTAAGCTCATGACTACACCCTATTTATAGGACCTATACCATAAATGTGCATGCACGTGTTTCATATGTGAAGAAAAATGTGTCTTGGTGTTTCATGcatgaaaaatgaatttttaaaactcTTATATTAATTACTAATTTCATTATTATATTTAATACTAAAACTAAAAAGTTCCAAAATACATAAATATATCTTTTGCTAATACATCTATCTAAAATAATGTTCACATAAGCAAGATATGGAGTTGGAATACCATTCATTAGATGTGTGCTTAGATGGTTCAGATAATGAATGGTTTAAACTTCTAGATGGGCATTTCACATGGCAGATTCTATTTCAACAGTCCAGACAATATAGTTCGTCACTGGATAGTTTTGATTGGTTAGACCATCTATTGGGAAGTAGGTCAGGGATTGAACtctttggatggtttagattgatgtGGGGATACATTGACTAGTTGATAAATGTGAGTACCATGAAATTTGAATGGTCATGAGAGTTAAAGTGTTTAGAATGATAGACCTCCCACATTtcacacatttttttttcttttttatttgtttacTTGCATTTATATCCATTTATTTCTTATCCCTTTCGCATGTGTGTCACATGTGTGTAACATGTGAAGGGTGCATGGTGTGTGTGGTTTAATTTGTTAcgtgtatgtatgcatgaattGGTTGTATTTTATCCAGCTCATTAAATTCTTTCctcctaaaaaaaaataaaaaaaattcatcctcgaaatttaatgTACCTATGGTATAAAAAGATGCGGGTATTTTTCTCAAATTTCGTCCTCGCACTCCTATGAAGCTTCTTCTTCCCCGTGATGTCCCCACTGCACTTTTACAAGTAGTATGATTTTAGTTCGAAGTACTTGATCTTTTTTGTTGATGATACAAACTGATTGTTCTATGTACATGACATCTTCGCGAATATCTAGCAACTGCCTGTGAATAATGTGCGACGCATCCCTCTCGTACTTTTGGAACATTGATAAGTGAAATACGTTGTGAATGCCAGATAACTGTGGGGGTAGAGCTAGTTTGTAGGCCATGACACCTACTCTCTGCAGGATCTCGAACTGTCCGATGTGGCGTGGTGCTAATTTCTCTTTCTTCCCGAATCGCATGACTCCTTTCATCGGTGATACCTTAAGTAGGACATGATCACCTACAAAGAACTCTAAGTCATTTCTTCAGTGATCTGCATAGCTCTTCTGTTGACTTTGTGCCATACGTAGGCGATCTTTAATGATTTGTATCTTCTCGGTCGTTTCCTGCACAATCTCTGGTCCAAGCATGCTTCTTTCACCAACTTCAGTCCAATAGTTTGGTAATCTATATGGTCTTTCATACAATGCTTTGTACGGTGCCATACCAATGCTAGcttgaaaactgttattatatgcaaactcaaTCAATGGTATATTATCGTCCTAATTTCCTTTAAATTCGAGGATGCAAGCGCGAAACATATCTTTAAGGATTTGATTCACTCGTTTGGTTCGTCCATCCGTCTATGGATGAAAAGCAGTGCTAAAGTTGAGTGATATTCCTAGAACGTCCTGAAAGCTCCTCTAAAAGCACGATGTGAATTTGGAATCTCGATCGGATACAATGGATACGGGGATATCGTGTAATCTAACGATCTCCTTGATGTAAAGCTTGCTCAACTTGTGTAGAGATGAAGATATATGAATAGGGAGGAAGTGTATAGACTTAGTTAATCGGTCAACTATCACCCAAATAACATCTTGATTACGTCTGGTCCTTAGAAATCCCACACCAAAATCCATGGCAATGTGCTCCCACTTTTATTATGCAACTGGCAAGGGTTAAAGTAACCCTGAAGGTTTCTGATGTTTGGCTTTAACTTGTTGACATACATAGTACTTAGATACGTAGTCAACAATTTCTCtcttcatgttgttccaccaaTATTGTCGTCAAATGTCATAGTACATTTTCATCCCTCCTGGGTAATTTGCGAATTTCAGGTGGTGTGCTTCGTCTAACATTTCCTTCTTCAATTCAGGAATGTGCGGAACGCATAATCTTCCTCAAAATCTAATTCCATCATTGAGGCATACTTTTCATTCTGAGTTATCATTTCCTACTGCTTCCGCTATTCTGCCCTATAGCCAGGCATCATTTTTTTGTGCTTCTATCACTTGACTCACGAGAGTGGACTGCACCACTATGTTGCTAAGATAAGCCCATAGTTTATCTTCTCCAAGTTTAAGATTAAAATTGTTTATTTTATCAAGCATCTTCCACTTTTGAATCATCAGAGATGCCATAAGTTTATGCGTCTTCCCACTTAATGCATCAGCCATGTGAGATCTGACCCAAGTCTGCATGTGTGCAagcgtgtgtgtgagtatgcattccgtccattttggtctcgtggtcctaccggtcaaatttcggtgacctgcgacccTCGGAtaatgtttgcggtcatccttgagttcggtcgcctagacccgactcggattgacccaagacttaTGTCATTGCGACCACATCGTCGATGCGGTTCCAACATCGCCTCTCATGCGTAAATCTGAAAcgtccatcaaaagttataggccacgcattatttggaccgttgattgcattttagTGGGACCTACCTAGCTTGCACGTTttccatggtaggccccacctaggtgtACTTTTCTAGAGAGCCTACACCTAGGCATTCTACCACCCTACTCCCTAGCCTCTTACACCTTACAAATAGTCATTGTTTTCCTTCCCCATAAGCAATCATGCCTAGGCTCTTACAAAGCAATCATGCCTAGCCCCTATAGCTTATCATAAcctaccctctctctccttatctctctccttccctctctttcttctcatttctagCAAGCTAAAGCCCTCCAAATGTCTATGGATTCCACCCCATCTCAGCCTATTGCATGCTCCATCTATCCCATCCCAACCCTCTAAATCTCATCCACACCATAGAATCTTCTCCCTTGGAGCCTAAGGAGCTTGTTggagatccattaaggtgggtgctcttAGATCCTCCTTCATCTTCCTTAGgaacttgtgggacccatcaagtgatgatggaggtcccCCATGTCTCCATGATTGAGGCCAATGGCCCATTTCTTTGAATGCATgttccatggatggggccattcttcatgggccccatcatggcatTTTCCTTTGATGCATGTCATTTTCCTCTCTTGTAGCTGGATTCTTTTTA contains:
- the LOC131226957 gene encoding uncharacterized protein LOC131226957; the encoded protein is MKGVMRFGKKEKLAPRHIGQFEILQRVGVMAYKLALPPQLSGIHNVFHLSMFQKYERDASHIIHRQLLDIREDVMYIEQSVCIINKKDQVLRTKIILLVKVQWGHHGEEEAS